One part of the Mariniflexile litorale genome encodes these proteins:
- the rpsF gene encoding 30S ribosomal protein S6 — protein MNHYETVFILNPVLSEDQIKETVKKYEDFLVSNGAKMVSKEDWGLKKLAYPIQNKKSGFYHLFEYTVEGEVINTLEVEFRRDERFMRYLTVALDKHAISWAERRRVKLKAKA, from the coding sequence ATGAATCATTATGAAACTGTTTTCATCTTAAATCCCGTTTTATCTGAAGATCAGATAAAGGAAACAGTAAAGAAATACGAAGATTTTCTTGTTTCTAACGGCGCTAAGATGGTATCAAAAGAAGATTGGGGGCTTAAAAAATTAGCTTATCCAATTCAAAACAAGAAAAGTGGATTTTATCACTTATTTGAATACACTGTAGAAGGTGAGGTAATTAATACTTTAGAAGTAGAGTTTAGACGTGATGAGCGTTTTATGCGTTATTTAACAGTAGCGTTAGATAAACATGCTATTTCTTGGGCAGAGAGAAGAAGAGTTAAACTTAAAGCAAAAGCTTAA
- the rplI gene encoding 50S ribosomal protein L9, protein MELILKQDVENLGFKDDVVTVKNGYGRNFLIPQGQAIMATISAKKVLAENLKQRAYKEKKIVDEASVIAEAIKALEIKIPAKVGTGDKLFGSVNNIDVAAALEKEGQSIDKKFITVTTVKRTGKYTAVVRLHREVTVDLEFEVIAQAE, encoded by the coding sequence ATGGAACTTATATTAAAACAAGACGTTGAAAATTTAGGATTTAAAGACGATGTTGTAACAGTTAAGAACGGTTATGGTAGAAATTTTTTAATTCCTCAAGGACAAGCTATTATGGCTACAATTTCAGCTAAAAAAGTATTAGCTGAAAATTTAAAGCAAAGAGCTTATAAAGAAAAGAAAATAGTTGATGAAGCTAGCGTAATTGCTGAGGCAATTAAAGCTTTAGAAATTAAAATACCAGCAAAAGTTGGAACAGGCGATAAATTATTTGGTTCTGTAAATAATATTGATGTTGCTGCTGCTTTAGAAAAAGAAGGTCAGTCTATCGATAAAAAATTCATTACAGTTACCACTGTAAAACGTACAGGTAAATATACTGCTGTTGTACGTTTACACAGAGAAGTAACCGTAGATTTAGAATTTGAGGTTATTGCACAAGCTGAGTAA
- the rpsR gene encoding 30S ribosomal protein S18, translating into MSSIEQQSKGKKDGEIRYLTPLNIDTNKKKKYCMFQKSGIKYVDYKDPDFLLKFINEQGKILPRRLTGTSLKYQRKVAVAVKRARHLALMPYVADLLK; encoded by the coding sequence ATGTCATCAATAGAACAACAATCCAAAGGAAAAAAAGACGGAGAAATTAGATATTTAACTCCTCTTAATATTGATACAAACAAGAAGAAAAAGTATTGTATGTTTCAAAAGTCTGGAATCAAGTATGTTGATTACAAAGATCCAGATTTCTTATTAAAATTTATAAACGAACAAGGTAAAATTTTACCAAGACGTTTAACAGGAACTTCATTGAAGTATCAAAGAAAAGTGGCTGTTGCTGTAAAAAGAGCACGTCATTTAGCTTTAATGCCATATGTAGCAGATTTATTAAAATAA